ATCCAGATTCCTAATAGTCCAAGTCCATAAATTCTTGGTAGAACAAGAAGAAGAGGAATAAAGAAAAGCACCTGTCTGGAAAGCGTTAGCAGTAGTGAAGGTATGGCTTTACCAAGAGACTGAAATAAAGCTGCCCCAACAATCTGTATGCCAATAATAGGTACCATCGCAATAACAATCTTCAGCGCAAAAACGCCATTCTTAATTAAATTTGGATCATTATCAAACATTCCTATAATAAAGTTGGGGAAAAGTTCTCCAAATAAGGTGCTGACAGATGCAAATAGGGTTGTTGCAATGATAGATAATTTTACCACTTCCTTTACTCTATTTATTTTATTTGCGCCATAATTATATCCTACAATGGGTTGCATGCCTTGTACAATTCCAAACATTGGCATAAACAAAAACATAATGATACGCTGAATAACACCATATACAGATATCGCCAACTCTCCACCATATAAAGCAAGAGAGTGATTCAATATTATTGCCATAATGCTACCTGCTACCTGTCTAGCAAAGGAAGCAAAACCAACTGTAACAATTTCATAGAGGATTTTTTTATCTGGTTTTAGGTGATAAAGTTTTATCTTAAATGTAGTTTGTTTTCCTAGAATATAAACCAATACATATATTACTGAAAGCAACTGAGACAGGATGGTAGCTAAGGCGGCTCCAGCAATTCCCATATTTAACGGAAAAATAAATAGATAATCTAAAATAATGTTTGCAATAGCTCCAATCAACATCGAAAACATAGCAGTTTTCGCATTTCCTTCTGCTCGAATGAGATTGTTACCACAAACTGCAAAGGGGAAGTAGATACTCCCGATTAAAATAACTTGTAGATATTCTTTTGAGTAGGGTAGTAATATGTCCGTAGCACCAAAAATTCTTAACAAAGGCTCTATAGCAATTAAGCCTGAAACACATATAAGTATCCCTAGGATACCAACAGACAAAAAAGAATTTCCTACTACATGGTTAGCTCTATCTTTGTTTCCAGACCCTAAACTCCTTGAGACAACAGAAGCTGCTCCGATTCCTATCATCTGGGCGATAGCCATGATCATCATCTGGATAGGAAATGCAATTGTTAACCCTCCTATGGCAAGATAGCCGATGCCTCTTCCTATAAAAATTGTATCTACAATATTATAAAATGCATTCACAAGCATTGCTACCGTAGCTGGTAAGGATAGATTCATCAGCAATTTTGTCATCTTTTCATTCCCAAGTCTATGATTTCTTTCCATCCTATTTCTCCCCTTTCTATAATTGATTTTGACCTTGTACATCATCTTTAACACAAAGCATGGCACTATTAACCATTTTTTCAAGAATACTATACAACGCAAAACATGCTGCCATATAGTCTGACATCTCTATTTTAGCTGAATTTCAACTTCCTTTTCCATAAAAAAGCAATGGCTATCAAAACAAGGATTATATAAGGCATTAAGCTAATTCCTCTAGAAATCATCAAATTATGTATATAGGCAGCTATACCACTGAAACCTCCTGCAATAAACATGGTCATTATGCTGTTATGCTTTACATGTTCAAAGTCCTGACTGAAGGGTAGCTTTTTATCAAATAAGCAAAAAATCAAAACGATGGATAAAATCATGTTTAAAAATATCAAAATAAGATCTATAAGAATGTCAAAACCATAAAAGAAAAGAAAAATGAAGCTAATCAATAGGTATATTGGTAACATCAGTTTCACTACAAAACCTTTTAAAGCTCCCTTGTAAATCACAGAAGGGTTTTCTATAGGCAATGTTTTATAAATCCATGCAGCCCGATAGCCCTCACTAGTGCTTAACATAGGTATACTGGTGGCAAGTAGTGTTATTGTAAAGTAGATGGCTAAGTAATGTCTGCCTCCTGAAAGCGCATCAGCAATTTCCCTAAAGGATGTTAAGTGAGCAAA
The sequence above is drawn from the Clostridium formicaceticum genome and encodes:
- a CDS encoding MATE family efflux transporter, translated to MERNHRLGNEKMTKLLMNLSLPATVAMLVNAFYNIVDTIFIGRGIGYLAIGGLTIAFPIQMMIMAIAQMIGIGAASVVSRSLGSGNKDRANHVVGNSFLSVGILGILICVSGLIAIEPLLRIFGATDILLPYSKEYLQVILIGSIYFPFAVCGNNLIRAEGNAKTAMFSMLIGAIANIILDYLFIFPLNMGIAGAALATILSQLLSVIYVLVYILGKQTTFKIKLYHLKPDKKILYEIVTVGFASFARQVAGSIMAIILNHSLALYGGELAISVYGVIQRIIMFLFMPMFGIVQGMQPIVGYNYGANKINRVKEVVKLSIIATTLFASVSTLFGELFPNFIIGMFDNDPNLIKNGVFALKIVIAMVPIIGIQIVGAALFQSLGKAIPSLLLTLSRQVLFFIPLLLVLPRIYGLGLLGIWITFPLADFLSTIFTVVLMRKEMKLIEKQGSEATS